A genomic segment from Sparus aurata chromosome 10, fSpaAur1.1, whole genome shotgun sequence encodes:
- the LOC115589917 gene encoding cysteine and histidine-rich domain-containing protein 1 yields the protein MTLLCYNKGCGLNFEPDKNKDDSCLFHPGVPIFHDALKGWSCCRKRTTDFSEFLSIKGCTRGRHNNDKPLEPLRPEVSSDKGENKHTNNQEIIYQGPKSAEKLQRERPSSEEPRIELPHKVSASLVQALEKLDINKKAEQEMKESQTVMPGTRCKNSGCKTAYQGPETDMEVCTHHPGGPVFHEGYKYWSCCCIKTTDFNAFLDQKGCTMGKHRWIPKQDKKKVACRHDWHQTGNNVVVTIYAKNANPDLTCIEANRTVLSCQIQFEDNKIFKREFHFWGVVDVKQSSVNMVPSKVEVTLRKADQVAWGKLEDPNYKPEPEPEEETETAEAVQPDWDIDDDDISDSDEEWAYDTPENKRLRKAREDKVMTEEELKKNEEAMKKNEEEIKNLQMKAVEMEIKKATEERERAEEEKRRVVEQRKKEEAGEYEDMPELE from the exons ATGACTCTGCTGTGCTACAACAAAGGCTGTGGACTCAATTTTGAGCCTGACAAGAACAAAGATG ATTCCTGCCTCTTCCATCCAGGTGTTCCCATCTTCCACGATGCTCTGAAG gGTTGGTCCTGCTGTAGGAAAAGGACGACAGACTTCTCGGAGTTTCTCTCCATCAAG GGCTGCACCCGCGGGCGCCACAACAATGACAAACCCCTGGAGCCTCTGAGGCCGGAGGTGTCATCAGATAAAGGCGAgaacaaacacaccaacaaccAGGAGATCATCTACCAGGGACCCAAGTCTGCAGAGAAGCTGCAGCGGGAGAGACCCAG ctcagAGGAGCCCAGAATCGAACTGCCTCACAAAGTGTCAGCGTCTCTGGTTCAGGCGCTGGAGAAACTGGACATCAACAAGAAGGCCGAGCAGGAAATgaaag agagtcagacagtCATGCCGGGAACCCGCTGCAAGAACTCAGGATGTAAAACA gcttATCAGGGCCCAGAGACGGACATGGAGGTCTGCACCCATCACCCCGGAGGCCCCGTCTTCCACGAGgg GTATAAAtactggagctgctgctgcataaAGACGACAGATTTCAATGCCTTCCTCGACCAGAAGGGCTGCACCATGGGGAAACACCGCTGGATCCCAAAGCAG gacaAAAAGAAGGTGGCGTGTCGACATGACTGGCACCAGACGGGAAATAATGTTGTCGTAACAATTTACGCCAAGAACGCAAACCCAGACCTGACCTGCATAGAGGCCAACCGGACGGTG CTCTCGTGTCAAATCCAGTTTGAAGACAATAAGATTTTCAAGAGAGAGTTCCACTTCTGGGGT GTGGTGGATGTCAAACAGAGCTCGGTCAACATGGTGCCGTCCAAAGTGGAGGTCACCCTCCGCAAGGCCGACCAGGTGGCCTGGGGCAAACTGGAAGACCCCAACTACAAACCTGAGCCCGAGCCCGAAGAGGAGACCGAAACCGCAGAGGCGGTCCAGCCCGACTGGGACATCGACGACGACGACATCAGCGACTCGGACGAGGAATGGGCCTACGACACGCCGGAGAACAAACGGCTGAGGAAGGCCCGAGAAGACAAGGTCATGAccgaggaggagctgaagaagaacgAAGAGGCGATGAAGAAGAACGAGGAGGAGATCAAGAACTTACAGATGAAGGCGGTGGAGATGGAGATAAAGAAGGCgacggaggagagagaaagggcggaggaggagaagaggagagtggtggagcagaggaagaaggaggaagcCGGAGAATACGAAGACATGCCAGAACTCGAGTAG